In the genome of Bacteroidota bacterium, one region contains:
- a CDS encoding 6,7-dimethyl-8-ribityllumazine synthase: MSSSQKNLSDFTGNTNIPNARSMRFGIIVSEWNSGITNALYLGAYKTLLKYGAKKKNITLLTVPGSFELTLGAQHLAAKKNIDAIICLGCVIRGETPHFDFICQAVATGITNLNIKYNKPVIFGVLTTNNINQAKERSGGKYGNKGDEAAVTAIKMTALLSNS, from the coding sequence ATGTCCTCATCACAAAAAAATCTCTCCGACTTTACAGGTAACACTAACATTCCCAATGCCAGATCAATGCGGTTTGGTATTATCGTTTCCGAATGGAATTCAGGTATTACCAATGCTCTTTACCTTGGAGCATACAAAACACTTCTGAAATACGGAGCGAAAAAGAAAAATATCACTTTGTTAACAGTCCCCGGCAGTTTTGAATTGACCTTAGGGGCTCAACATTTAGCTGCTAAAAAAAATATTGATGCCATTATTTGCCTGGGATGTGTTATCCGGGGAGAAACCCCTCACTTCGATTTTATTTGCCAGGCTGTTGCGACAGGCATCACCAACCTCAACATAAAATATAACAAACCGGTTATTTTTGGAGTGCTTACTACCAATAACATTAATCAGGCTAAGGAACGCAGCGGAGGAAAGTATGGAAACAAAGGTGATGAAGCGGCCGTGACGGCTATAAAAATGACCGCTTTGTTGTCGAATAGTTAA